Proteins co-encoded in one Echeneis naucrates chromosome 22, fEcheNa1.1, whole genome shotgun sequence genomic window:
- the gjd2b gene encoding gap junction delta-2 protein produces MGEWTILERLLEAAVQQHSTMIGRILLTVVVIFRILIVAIVGETVYDDEQTMFVCNTLQPGCNQACYDKAFPISHIRYWVFQIIMVCTPSLCFITYSVHQSAKQKERRYSTVYLTLDKDQDSLKRDESKKIKNTIVNGVLQNTENSTKEAEPDCLEVKEIPNSAMRTTKSKMRRQEGISRFYIIQVVFRNALEIGFLVGQYFLYGFNVPSVYECDRYPCIKDVECYVSRPTEKTVFLVFMFAVSGFCVVLNLAELNHLGWRKIKTAVRGVQARRKSIYEIRNKDLPRMSVPNFGRTQSSDSAYV; encoded by the coding sequence GATCCTACTAACAGTGGTGGTCATCTTCCGGATTCTAATCGTAGCAATAGTTGGAGAGACTGTCTATGATGACGAGCAGACCATGTTTGTTTGTAACACCTTACAACCGGGCTGCAACCAGGCATGCTACGACAAGGCATTTCCCATTTCACACATTAGATATTGGGTTTTTCAGATCATCATGGTGTGCACCCCGAGTCTCTGTTTTATCACATACTCGGTGCATCAGTCGGCCAAGCAGAAGGAGCGGCGCTACTCGACCGTCTATCTGACACTAGACAAGGATCAAGATTCTCTGAAGCGAGACGAGAGCAAAAAGATAAAGAACACCATTGTGAACGGAGTACTGCAAAACACGGAGAACTCCACCAAAGAAGCCGAGCCAGACTGTTTGGAAGTCAAAGAGATCCCTAATTCGGCCATGAGAACTACAAAGTCCAAAATGCGGCGGCAGGAGGGCATCTCCAGGTTTTACATCATCCAGGTGGTTTTCAGAAACGCGCTGGAGATTGGCTTTTTGGTGGGCCAGTATTTCTTGTACGGATTCAACGTCCCGTCGGTGTACGAGTGCGACCGCTACCCCTGCATCAAAGATGTCGAGTGCTACGTCTCCAGGCCGACGGAGAAGACCGTGTTCCTGGTCTTCATGTTCGCGGTGAGCGGCTTTTGCGTCGTACTGAACCTGGCCGAACTCAATCACTTGGGCTGGAGGAAAATCAAAACGGCCGTGCGAGGCGTGCAGGCTCGGCGGAAGTCCATTTATGAGATCCGAAATAAGGACTTACCCAGGATGAGTGTGCCCAATTTCGGCCGCACTCAGTCAAGTGACTCTGCTTATGTGTAG